A genomic segment from Stappia indica encodes:
- a CDS encoding IS110 family transposase → MTIFDRYVGCDVSKDWLDLFDPAEGRVRRIDNTAAAVERWAGHLARTHCLVVFEATGSYDRILRERLHRAGVASARLNPTLVRRYAQARGRKAKTDALDAVVLADLGERLRPEPDAPPCPHRLRLAELSARRDQIVAMRVMEKNRLSQVQDPFVREDLEAAITRLGEAIARVEAEIQRHVKAQRELRDQARLLASAPGIGPVSAQVLLALMPELGRTGPKRLSALAGLAPLNHDSGKLKGQRCIAGGRARVRKALYMAALIAARVCPDLKAFADRITKTAKARKIALIATARKLLIRLNAMLRDNVPYRPT, encoded by the coding sequence ATGACTATATTCGATCGCTACGTGGGATGCGATGTTTCCAAGGATTGGCTGGACCTCTTCGACCCGGCCGAGGGCCGTGTGCGGCGGATCGACAACACGGCTGCGGCGGTGGAGAGGTGGGCCGGACATCTGGCGCGGACGCACTGCCTCGTCGTCTTCGAGGCGACCGGGAGTTACGACCGGATCCTGCGCGAGCGCCTGCACCGGGCCGGCGTCGCCAGCGCCCGGCTCAACCCGACGCTTGTGCGCCGCTATGCCCAGGCGCGCGGGCGCAAGGCCAAGACCGATGCGCTGGACGCGGTGGTGCTGGCCGATCTCGGCGAGCGGCTGCGGCCGGAACCCGACGCGCCGCCCTGTCCCCACCGCCTTCGCCTGGCGGAGCTGAGCGCGCGCCGCGACCAGATCGTCGCCATGCGCGTCATGGAGAAGAACCGCCTCTCCCAGGTCCAGGACCCGTTCGTGCGCGAGGACCTCGAAGCTGCGATCACCCGTCTGGGCGAGGCCATCGCCCGCGTGGAGGCGGAGATCCAGCGCCACGTGAAGGCGCAGCGGGAGTTGCGCGATCAGGCCCGCCTTCTGGCCAGCGCGCCGGGTATCGGCCCGGTCTCTGCCCAGGTCCTGCTGGCACTCATGCCCGAGCTTGGGAGGACCGGACCCAAGCGGCTTTCGGCGCTGGCCGGGCTCGCCCCGCTCAATCACGATTCCGGCAAACTCAAAGGACAGCGCTGCATCGCCGGCGGTCGCGCCCGTGTCAGAAAGGCGCTCTACATGGCCGCACTGATCGCCGCGCGCGTCTGCCCCGATCTCAAGGCCTTCGCCGACCGCATCACCAAAACCGCAAAAGCCCGCAAGATCGCCCTCATCGCAACCGCACGAAAACTCCTCATCCGCCTCAACGCCATGCTGCGCGACAACGTCCCATATCGCCCAACGTAA
- the erpA gene encoding iron-sulfur cluster insertion protein ErpA, producing the protein MADHIASTAQDASPQTATAQASVELSDAAVRRIARILSSEPAGTSLRISVEGGGCSGFQYKYDLVTEQEEGDIVLARDGASVLVDPVSLQYMEGAVIDFVDDLMGQSFQIRNPLATAGCGCGTSFAI; encoded by the coding sequence ATGGCCGATCACATTGCATCGACGGCGCAGGACGCGAGCCCCCAGACCGCGACCGCACAAGCCAGCGTGGAGCTGAGCGACGCCGCCGTGCGCCGCATCGCCCGCATCCTGTCTTCCGAGCCGGCGGGCACCAGCCTGCGTATCTCGGTGGAAGGCGGCGGCTGCTCCGGCTTCCAGTACAAGTACGACCTGGTCACCGAACAGGAAGAGGGCGACATCGTCCTTGCCCGCGACGGTGCCAGCGTGCTCGTCGATCCCGTATCGCTTCAGTACATGGAAGGTGCGGTCATCGATTTCGTCGACGACCTGATGGGCCAGTCCTTCCAGATCCGCAATCCGCTCGCCACCGCCGGCTGCGGCTGCGGCACAAGCTTCGCCATCTGA
- a CDS encoding tetratricopeptide repeat protein, with translation MIRIIGSGLAFAVFLALAAPVAVQAQETAAEAAAKLSGAAPASQDLSPGEALRVGAQFYYAGEKERALDSLRFAAEQGHPLAAWKLGRMYSRGDGVQEDDIKAFEYFRQVASKYADDSPSSPRAPFIASAFVELGSYYLTGINNSAIEPNVARAREIFTYAASYFGDADAQFHLGMLYLDEPERDPHMAARWLKLAAQKGHLMAQARLGELLSNGEFGGNENRTAGLMWLTVAQRRAHGNDAVWIGEAQERSFGLASEKVRRRAAAMADNWLSKNGAVVAEKTQ, from the coding sequence ATGATACGGATCATCGGTTCAGGCCTGGCGTTTGCCGTTTTCCTGGCGCTGGCAGCGCCGGTCGCGGTACAGGCACAGGAGACGGCTGCGGAAGCCGCCGCCAAGCTTTCGGGTGCGGCACCTGCCTCGCAGGATCTCTCGCCGGGCGAGGCGCTGCGCGTCGGCGCGCAGTTCTACTATGCCGGCGAGAAGGAGCGGGCGCTCGATTCCCTGCGCTTTGCGGCCGAGCAGGGCCATCCGCTCGCCGCATGGAAGCTCGGGCGGATGTATTCGCGCGGCGACGGCGTGCAGGAAGACGACATCAAGGCGTTCGAGTATTTTCGCCAGGTCGCCTCGAAATATGCCGACGACAGCCCGAGTTCGCCGCGCGCTCCGTTCATCGCCAGCGCCTTCGTCGAGCTCGGCTCCTACTATCTCACCGGCATCAACAACAGCGCGATCGAGCCGAACGTGGCGCGGGCGCGCGAGATCTTCACCTATGCCGCCTCCTATTTCGGCGACGCGGATGCCCAGTTCCATCTCGGCATGCTGTATCTCGACGAGCCCGAGCGCGACCCGCACATGGCCGCGCGCTGGCTGAAGCTGGCCGCGCAGAAGGGCCACCTGATGGCGCAGGCGCGGCTCGGCGAGCTGCTGTCGAACGGCGAGTTCGGCGGCAACGAGAACCGCACCGCGGGCCTGATGTGGCTGACGGTCGCCCAGCGCCGGGCGCACGGCAATGATGCCGTGTGGATCGGCGAGGCGCAGGAGCGCAGCTTCGGCCTTGCCTCCGAGAAGGTGCGCCGGCGGGCCGCGGCGATGGCCGACAACTGGCTGTCGAAGAACGGCGCGGTGGTCGCCGAGAAGACGCAGTAA
- the xth gene encoding exodeoxyribonuclease III — protein MKIATWNINGVKARLDVTLAWLREAAPDVACLQEIKSVDEGFPRAAFEELGYHVETHGQKGFNGVAILSRTPVSEVLRGLPGDDSDEQARYIEARIETPIETKDGDARPLRVGCLYLPNGNPLGTEKFPYKLAWMQRLIVHARARLADEERFLLLGDYNVIPQPIDARNPQNWVDDALFQPESRSAFRALVGLGFTEAVRAVNTDADVYTFWDYQAGAWQKNNGIRIDHVLMSPEATDGFEGAGIDAHVRAWEKPSDHVPVWVRLAA, from the coding sequence TTGAAAATCGCCACCTGGAACATCAACGGCGTCAAGGCGCGCCTCGACGTAACGCTTGCCTGGCTGCGCGAGGCGGCGCCCGATGTCGCCTGCCTGCAGGAGATCAAGTCGGTCGACGAGGGCTTCCCGCGCGCCGCCTTCGAGGAACTCGGCTACCATGTCGAGACCCACGGCCAGAAGGGCTTCAACGGCGTCGCCATTCTCTCGCGCACGCCGGTGAGCGAGGTCCTGCGCGGCCTTCCCGGCGACGACAGCGACGAGCAGGCCCGCTACATCGAGGCGCGGATCGAGACCCCGATCGAGACAAAGGACGGCGATGCCCGCCCCTTGCGCGTCGGCTGCCTCTACCTGCCGAACGGCAATCCGCTCGGCACGGAGAAGTTTCCCTACAAACTGGCCTGGATGCAGCGGCTCATCGTCCATGCCCGTGCGCGCCTCGCCGACGAGGAGCGCTTCCTGCTGCTCGGCGACTACAACGTCATCCCGCAGCCGATCGACGCGCGCAATCCGCAGAACTGGGTGGACGACGCGCTGTTCCAGCCGGAAAGCCGCTCGGCCTTCCGCGCGCTTGTCGGCCTCGGCTTCACCGAGGCGGTGCGCGCCGTCAACACGGACGCGGACGTCTACACGTTCTGGGATTATCAGGCCGGCGCCTGGCAGAAGAACAACGGCATCCGCATCGACCATGTGCTGATGTCGCCGGAGGCGACCGACGGCTTCGAGGGCGCCGGCATCGATGCCCATGTCCGCGCCTGGGAAAAGCCCTCCGACCACGTTCCCGTCTGGGTCCGCCTCGCCGCGTAA
- a CDS encoding sulfotransferase family 2 domain-containing protein: MLKAILHAYLRRRRPLRDHNFLVLPHLGLAYGRCPNAASEDIRQALLRLTAGSGGEPFDTDDFCEDEAADEMGADAGEDACASYATGTLASWADGLNLLSGRQLVRRHPRALVFSVVRDPLTRLAACFHRMRTEAAPPPGADRAFRPGNDFPGFVARVCAMPDWKSPNAYRSQTAILTHKARLLPSRVLRHETGEADWQALRAELSHACGVDIGPLPGIRDPHGETIAALVAEIEPALRLSVRRRYAADYRNFYEGTALALPVIGAPG; encoded by the coding sequence GTGCTGAAGGCGATACTTCACGCCTATCTCCGCCGCCGCCGGCCGCTGCGGGACCATAATTTCCTCGTGCTGCCGCATCTTGGCCTGGCCTATGGCCGCTGCCCCAACGCGGCGAGCGAGGACATCCGCCAGGCCCTGCTGCGCCTGACCGCCGGCAGTGGCGGCGAGCCGTTCGACACCGACGATTTCTGCGAGGACGAGGCGGCAGACGAGATGGGCGCCGATGCGGGCGAAGACGCCTGCGCGTCCTATGCCACCGGCACCCTCGCCTCCTGGGCCGACGGGCTCAACCTCCTGTCCGGGCGCCAGCTCGTGCGCCGCCATCCCCGCGCCCTCGTCTTTTCCGTGGTGCGCGATCCTCTGACCCGCCTTGCCGCCTGCTTCCACCGCATGCGCACGGAAGCCGCGCCGCCTCCCGGTGCCGACCGCGCCTTTCGTCCGGGCAACGACTTTCCCGGCTTCGTTGCCCGCGTCTGCGCCATGCCGGACTGGAAGAGCCCCAACGCCTATCGCTCCCAGACCGCGATCCTGACGCACAAGGCCCGCCTGCTGCCCTCCCGCGTGCTGCGCCACGAGACCGGCGAGGCCGACTGGCAGGCCCTGCGCGCCGAGCTGTCGCATGCCTGCGGCGTCGACATCGGTCCGCTGCCGGGCATTCGCGATCCCCATGGCGAGACGATTGCCGCGCTGGTGGCCGAGATCGAACCGGCGCTGCGCCTGTCCGTGCGCCGCCGCTATGCCGCCGACTACCGGAACTTCTACGAGGGCACGGCCCTGGCCCTGCCGGTGATCGGCGCTCCCGGTTGA
- the parE gene encoding DNA topoisomerase IV subunit B gives MTTEHDLFEAGGTPAPASKGPQADPAARPAASPSAPAARRSASPRAERGDGSDYTAEHIEVLEGLEPVRRRPGMYIGGTDERALHHLFAEVIDNSMDEAVAGHASWIEVTLGADGSLTVVDNGRGIPVDPHPKHRDKSALEVIMTTLHAGGKFDSKVYETSGGLHGVGVSVVNALSQELTVEVARARKLYRQVFRRGVPAGPLECVGDVQNRRGTLVRFVPDEQIFGKGAAFKAARLFKMARSKAYLFSGVEIRWRCDPEVATREGVEPEATFHFPGGLRDYLQDALGKERRVIDDTFAGRTKDTGRHGAVEWAITWFAGDGFINSYCNTVPTPEGGTHEAGLRYALLRGLKAYAELTGNKKASVITGDDIVTSAGAMLSVFIREPEFVGQTKDKLATSEATRIVETAVRDAFDHWLTASPNQANKLLEWVIDRADERLRRRQEKDVARKTAVRKLRLPGKLADCASNQAAGSELFIVEGDSAGGSAKQARNRLNQAVLPLRGKILNVASAGRDKFVANQQLADLIQALGCGTGKTYRDADLRYEKVVIMTDADVDGAHIASLLITFFYREMPELIRNGHLYLANPPLYRLTQGGRTLYARDDAHKDALLAREFKGNAKVDIGRFKGLGEMLPAQLKETTMDPKKRSLLRIEISAADPEGTGSAVERLMGNKPEARFQFIQENARFAEELDI, from the coding sequence ATGACCACCGAACACGACCTCTTCGAAGCCGGCGGTACGCCCGCCCCTGCCAGCAAGGGTCCGCAGGCCGACCCGGCTGCCCGCCCGGCCGCGAGCCCGAGCGCCCCGGCCGCCCGCCGCAGCGCGTCCCCGCGCGCCGAGCGCGGCGACGGCTCCGACTACACGGCCGAGCATATCGAGGTGCTGGAGGGGCTGGAGCCGGTGCGCCGGCGTCCCGGCATGTATATCGGCGGCACCGACGAGCGCGCCCTGCACCATCTCTTTGCCGAGGTCATCGACAACTCGATGGACGAGGCGGTCGCCGGCCATGCCAGCTGGATCGAGGTGACGCTGGGCGCCGACGGCAGCCTGACCGTCGTCGACAACGGCCGCGGCATCCCGGTCGATCCCCATCCCAAGCATCGCGACAAGTCCGCGCTCGAGGTCATCATGACCACGCTGCATGCGGGCGGAAAGTTCGACAGCAAGGTCTACGAGACCTCCGGCGGCCTGCACGGCGTCGGCGTCTCCGTGGTCAACGCCCTGTCGCAGGAGCTGACCGTCGAGGTCGCCCGCGCCCGCAAGCTCTATCGCCAGGTGTTCCGCCGCGGCGTGCCGGCCGGCCCGCTGGAATGCGTCGGCGACGTGCAGAACCGGCGCGGCACCCTGGTGCGCTTCGTTCCCGACGAGCAGATCTTCGGCAAGGGCGCGGCCTTCAAGGCGGCGCGCCTGTTCAAGATGGCCCGCTCCAAGGCCTATCTCTTCTCCGGCGTCGAGATCCGCTGGCGCTGCGACCCGGAGGTCGCGACGCGCGAGGGCGTCGAGCCGGAGGCGACCTTCCACTTCCCCGGCGGTCTTCGCGACTATCTCCAGGACGCGCTCGGCAAGGAGCGGCGGGTCATCGACGACACCTTCGCCGGCCGCACCAAAGACACCGGCCGCCACGGCGCCGTCGAATGGGCGATCACCTGGTTCGCCGGCGACGGCTTCATCAATTCCTACTGCAACACCGTGCCGACCCCTGAGGGCGGCACCCACGAGGCGGGCCTTCGCTATGCCCTGCTGCGCGGGCTCAAGGCCTATGCGGAGCTGACCGGCAACAAGAAGGCCTCCGTCATCACCGGCGACGACATCGTCACCTCGGCCGGCGCCATGCTCTCCGTGTTCATCCGCGAGCCGGAATTCGTCGGCCAGACCAAGGACAAGCTGGCGACCTCCGAGGCGACCCGCATCGTCGAGACGGCCGTGCGCGATGCCTTCGACCACTGGCTCACAGCCTCGCCGAACCAGGCCAACAAGCTGTTGGAATGGGTGATCGACCGCGCCGACGAGCGGCTGCGCCGGCGCCAGGAAAAGGACGTCGCACGCAAGACCGCGGTGCGCAAGCTGCGGCTGCCGGGCAAGCTCGCCGACTGCGCCTCCAACCAGGCGGCCGGCTCGGAGCTGTTCATCGTCGAGGGCGATTCGGCCGGCGGCTCCGCCAAGCAGGCTCGCAACCGGCTCAACCAGGCTGTCCTGCCCCTGCGCGGCAAGATCCTCAACGTCGCCAGTGCCGGGCGCGACAAGTTCGTCGCCAACCAGCAGCTCGCCGACCTGATCCAGGCGCTCGGCTGCGGCACCGGCAAGACCTATCGCGATGCCGACCTGCGCTACGAGAAGGTGGTCATCATGACGGACGCCGACGTCGACGGCGCCCATATCGCCTCGCTGCTGATCACCTTCTTCTACCGCGAGATGCCCGAGCTCATTCGCAACGGCCACCTCTATCTCGCCAATCCGCCGCTCTACCGGCTGACCCAGGGCGGGCGCACCCTTTATGCCCGCGACGATGCCCATAAGGACGCACTGCTGGCCCGCGAGTTCAAGGGCAATGCCAAGGTCGACATCGGCCGCTTCAAGGGCCTCGGCGAGATGCTTCCCGCCCAGCTCAAGGAAACGACAATGGATCCCAAGAAGCGCAGCCTGCTGCGCATCGAGATCAGCGCCGCCGATCCGGAAGGAACCGGCTCGGCAGTGGAGCGGCTGATGGGCAACAAGCCCGAGGCGCGCTTCCAGTTCATCCAGGAGAATGCCCGCTTCGCCGAGGAACTCGACATCTAG
- the argS gene encoding arginine--tRNA ligase, with protein MNIFSHYADLVRTAIRELHPGDDVSAELLQRCVVEPPRDSAHGDLATNAAMVLAKPLKTNPRALAEQLAARLAENDDIVSAEVAGPGFINLRLTEGVWAKIVAAILAAGTDYGRSVMGGGLKVNVEYVSANPTGPMHVGHCRGAVVGDALASLLDFAGYDVTREYYINDAGSQVDTLASSAFLRYREALGEEIGAIPEGLYPGDYLVPVGQMLAEKYADRLLAMDERERMVLVKDATIDAMMDLIRADLALLNVRHEVFFSERTLHARDGANGSQIDRMLDELRSRDLVYEGTLPPPKGQLPDDWEDREQTLFRATDFGDDIDRALKKSDGSYTYFAADVAYFLSKYERGFKEMIFILGADHGGYVKRLEAVGRAISRGEAKVIVRLCQLVKLFRAGEQVTMSKRSGEFVTLRDVVEEVGRDPVRFMMLYRKNDAPLDFDFQKVTEQSKDNPVFYVQYGHARCRSVLRQAGEEFGAEAVSPQALGKADFSLLTDSGERDIAAKLAAWPRLVESAAEAHEPHRVSFYLHELASALHSQWNKGKDSPQLRFINAEDRQTTLARLGLVHAISLVLASGLGILGVEAPEEMR; from the coding sequence ATGAACATCTTCAGCCATTATGCCGACCTGGTCCGGACGGCGATCCGCGAGCTGCATCCGGGCGACGACGTCAGCGCCGAACTGCTGCAGCGCTGCGTGGTCGAGCCGCCGCGCGACAGCGCCCATGGCGATCTGGCCACCAATGCCGCGATGGTGCTGGCCAAGCCGCTGAAGACCAACCCGCGCGCGCTCGCCGAGCAGCTGGCCGCGCGGCTGGCGGAAAACGACGACATCGTCAGCGCCGAGGTGGCGGGGCCGGGCTTCATCAACCTGCGGCTGACCGAGGGCGTGTGGGCGAAGATCGTGGCCGCGATCCTGGCGGCGGGCACGGATTACGGCCGCTCGGTCATGGGCGGCGGGCTGAAGGTCAATGTCGAATACGTGTCGGCCAACCCGACCGGGCCGATGCATGTCGGCCATTGCCGCGGCGCGGTGGTGGGCGATGCGCTTGCCTCGCTGCTCGACTTCGCCGGCTACGACGTCACCCGCGAATATTACATCAACGATGCCGGCTCGCAGGTCGACACGCTGGCGAGCTCCGCCTTCCTGCGTTACCGCGAGGCGCTCGGCGAGGAGATCGGCGCGATCCCGGAAGGGCTCTATCCGGGCGACTATCTGGTGCCGGTCGGGCAGATGCTGGCCGAGAAGTATGCCGACCGCCTGCTGGCGATGGACGAGCGCGAGCGGATGGTGCTGGTCAAGGATGCCACCATCGACGCGATGATGGACCTGATCCGCGCGGACCTGGCGCTGCTCAACGTGCGGCACGAGGTGTTCTTCTCCGAGCGCACGCTGCATGCGCGCGACGGCGCCAACGGGTCGCAGATCGACCGGATGCTGGACGAATTGCGCTCGCGCGACCTCGTCTACGAGGGCACGCTGCCGCCGCCGAAGGGCCAGCTGCCGGACGACTGGGAGGACCGCGAGCAGACGCTGTTCCGCGCCACCGATTTCGGCGACGACATCGACCGGGCGCTGAAGAAGTCTGACGGGTCCTACACGTATTTCGCAGCGGACGTCGCGTATTTCCTGTCGAAATACGAGCGCGGCTTCAAGGAAATGATCTTCATCCTGGGCGCCGACCACGGCGGCTACGTCAAGCGGCTGGAGGCGGTCGGACGCGCCATCTCCAGGGGCGAGGCCAAGGTGATCGTGCGGCTGTGCCAGCTGGTGAAGCTGTTCCGCGCCGGCGAGCAGGTGACCATGTCGAAGCGCTCCGGCGAGTTCGTGACGCTGCGCGACGTGGTGGAGGAGGTGGGCCGCGACCCGGTGCGCTTCATGATGCTGTACCGGAAGAACGACGCGCCGCTCGACTTCGACTTCCAGAAGGTGACCGAGCAGTCGAAGGACAACCCGGTCTTCTACGTGCAGTACGGCCATGCCCGTTGCCGCTCGGTGCTGCGCCAGGCCGGCGAGGAGTTCGGCGCGGAGGCGGTTTCGCCGCAAGCTCTTGGAAAGGCGGACTTCTCGCTGCTGACCGATTCGGGCGAGCGCGACATTGCCGCGAAGCTCGCCGCCTGGCCGCGGCTGGTGGAAAGCGCAGCGGAAGCACACGAGCCGCACAGGGTGTCGTTCTACCTGCACGAACTGGCCAGTGCCCTGCATTCGCAATGGAATAAAGGCAAGGATTCGCCGCAATTACGTTTTATTAACGCTGAAGATCGACAAACAACACTGGCCCGCCTGGGTCTCGTACATGCAATCTCTCTGGTTCTTGCCTCCGGCCTCGGCATTCTCGGCGTGGAGGCCCCGGAAGAGATGCGATAG
- a CDS encoding IS110 family transposase yields the protein MAFLEHAPSHVVGIDVSKLTLAVCPAPGNTACTAACTVASTVANTARAIRKLVAGLPSGTLIVCEPTGGHEALLLAELAAAGIACHRADTLKARAFARSFGRLAKTDAIDAALLAAYGQERWRHLPLHRPADRTQAQLAALVARRHDLMAIRGAELNRAKSPGCTLVSASCRSLVRTLDRQIETIDTAIAGLCAQCTLLARRIALYRSLPGVGPRTAISLAAAMPELGTMTGKQAASLAGLAPHPNDSGTLKGYRKTRGGRPQIRSILFMAALSAARCKGPLRPVFQRLIANGKKPIVALTALMRKIVVILNARMRDHLNDMS from the coding sequence ATGGCCTTTCTGGAACATGCCCCGTCCCACGTCGTCGGCATCGACGTGTCGAAGCTGACCCTTGCCGTCTGTCCGGCGCCGGGCAACACCGCCTGCACCGCCGCCTGCACCGTGGCCAGCACCGTGGCCAACACGGCCCGGGCGATCCGCAAGCTGGTCGCCGGCCTGCCCTCCGGGACGCTCATCGTCTGCGAGCCGACCGGCGGCCACGAAGCCCTGCTGCTGGCAGAGCTCGCGGCCGCAGGCATCGCCTGCCACCGCGCCGACACCCTCAAGGCCAGGGCCTTCGCCCGTTCCTTCGGGCGACTGGCCAAGACCGATGCCATCGATGCCGCACTGCTGGCCGCCTATGGCCAGGAGCGATGGCGCCACCTTCCGCTCCACCGCCCGGCCGATCGCACCCAGGCGCAACTCGCCGCGCTCGTCGCCCGCAGGCACGACCTCATGGCCATTCGCGGCGCCGAACTCAACCGCGCCAAGTCGCCCGGATGCACCCTGGTCTCGGCCTCCTGCAGGAGCCTCGTCAGAACGCTCGACCGCCAGATCGAGACCATCGACACGGCCATCGCAGGCCTTTGCGCGCAATGCACCCTGCTCGCAAGGCGTATCGCCCTCTACCGCTCGCTGCCGGGCGTGGGGCCAAGGACCGCCATCTCCCTGGCCGCCGCCATGCCCGAGCTCGGCACCATGACCGGAAAGCAGGCCGCATCCCTGGCGGGCCTTGCCCCACACCCCAACGACAGCGGAACCTTGAAGGGCTACCGCAAGACCCGCGGCGGACGCCCGCAGATCCGTTCCATCCTCTTCATGGCCGCCCTCAGCGCCGCACGCTGCAAAGGGCCGCTGCGACCCGTCTTCCAGAGGCTCATCGCAAACGGAAAGAAGCCCATCGTCGCCCTAACCGCGCTCATGAGAAAGATCGTCGTCATCCTCAACGCAAGAATGAGAGACCACCTCAACGATATGAGTTGA
- a CDS encoding deoxyguanosinetriphosphate triphosphohydrolase: MTAPLGYGAQPRAPYATDPDHSVGRLVPEPESPTRTPFQRDRDRIIHSTAFRRLKHKTQVFVYHEGDHFRTRLTHTIEVSQIARSLARALRLDEDLAECLALAHDLGHTPFGHEGEDVMDACMAPYGGFDHNAQSLRIVTLLERRYAEFDGLNLSWETLEGLVKHNGPLTGADGKPLGKFAETGLPFAIAQHAQKQDLRLDTWPSAEAQAAAIADDIAYDAHDLDDGLRAGLLSLDQLGEVPFFADILAEVDARYPGLEEARRIHEIVRRSITRMVEDVIGEAVRRLERLAPQSVEDIRRAGEPVVTFSDAMAAREKQVKAFLFANLYRHESVLAVRREVAAVVRELFAAYMEEPARMPEEWRRGLDEADEARRARRVCDFIAGMTDRFAIEEHGRLFDHTPDLG, from the coding sequence ATGACCGCACCGCTTGGCTATGGAGCCCAGCCGCGCGCGCCCTACGCCACCGATCCCGATCACAGCGTGGGCCGGCTCGTGCCCGAGCCGGAGAGCCCGACGCGCACGCCGTTCCAGCGCGACCGCGACCGGATCATCCATTCGACGGCGTTCCGGCGGCTGAAGCACAAGACGCAGGTCTTCGTCTATCACGAGGGCGACCACTTCCGGACCCGGCTGACGCATACGATCGAGGTGTCGCAGATCGCCCGTTCGCTGGCACGCGCGCTGAGGCTCGACGAGGACCTGGCCGAATGTCTGGCGCTGGCGCACGATCTCGGCCACACGCCCTTCGGCCACGAGGGCGAGGACGTGATGGACGCCTGCATGGCGCCCTATGGCGGCTTCGACCACAATGCCCAGTCCCTGCGGATCGTGACGCTGCTGGAGCGGCGCTACGCCGAGTTCGACGGGCTGAACCTGTCGTGGGAGACGCTGGAGGGCCTCGTCAAGCACAACGGCCCGCTGACGGGTGCCGACGGCAAGCCGCTCGGCAAGTTCGCCGAGACAGGACTGCCCTTCGCCATCGCTCAGCACGCGCAAAAGCAGGATCTGCGGCTCGACACCTGGCCGAGTGCGGAGGCGCAGGCCGCGGCGATTGCCGACGACATCGCCTATGACGCGCACGATCTCGACGACGGCCTGCGCGCCGGGCTGCTGTCGCTGGACCAGCTCGGCGAGGTGCCGTTCTTCGCCGATATCCTGGCGGAGGTCGATGCCCGCTATCCGGGGCTGGAGGAGGCGCGGCGCATCCACGAGATCGTCCGCCGCTCGATCACCCGGATGGTGGAAGACGTGATCGGCGAGGCGGTGCGGCGGCTGGAGCGGCTGGCCCCGCAAAGCGTCGAGGACATCCGCCGGGCCGGGGAGCCGGTCGTGACCTTCTCCGATGCGATGGCTGCGCGGGAGAAACAGGTGAAGGCGTTTCTCTTCGCGAATCTCTACCGGCACGAGTCGGTGCTGGCGGTGCGCCGGGAGGTTGCGGCGGTGGTGCGCGAGCTCTTCGCCGCCTACATGGAGGAGCCGGCGCGGATGCCGGAGGAGTGGCGGCGCGGCCTCGATGAGGCCGACGAGGCCCGGCGCGCACGGCGCGTGTGCGACTTCATCGCCGGCATGACCGACCGTTTCGCCATCGAGGAACACGGGCGGCTGTTTGACCACACTCCCGATTTGGGATAG